The Streptomyces sp. NBC_01689 genome includes a window with the following:
- a CDS encoding Gfo/Idh/MocA family protein: MTFSLGIVGAGQFSGQFARLFLAHPGVHEVHVTDLLPERAERLAAAEGLSGTFPSYEAMLESKAVDAVAVFTQRWTHGPLVLQGLNAGKHVYSAVPMAVTTEEIAAIIAAVRDTGLTYMMGETSQYNPATVHARNQIAEGAFGRLFYAEGDYVHDMDLGFYDAYRYSGGENWKATASYPPLLYPTHSVGGVLGAWRTHAVSVSAIGVRDERGDGVFDKEVSRFGNDFSNATALFEVAGGGSFRTNEFRRVGYPSHIRESRFRFFGTDASMEQLATVSFWQDKKGVRDITELLEPKPTLAHDDPSLQHIAPALRAAFTSGSAPVHDRARLPRVFDRLPNGHEGSHHFLADDFVTAVNTRTLPSVNAWVAARYTLPGIVAHESARQGGVRLEIPDFGDAPEA; this comes from the coding sequence ATCGTCGGCGCCGGGCAGTTCTCCGGGCAGTTCGCCCGGCTGTTCCTCGCCCACCCCGGCGTCCATGAGGTCCACGTCACCGACCTCCTGCCCGAGCGCGCCGAGCGGCTGGCCGCCGCCGAAGGGCTGTCCGGCACCTTCCCCTCGTACGAGGCGATGCTGGAGTCGAAGGCCGTGGACGCGGTCGCGGTCTTCACCCAGCGCTGGACCCACGGCCCGCTGGTGCTGCAGGGCCTGAACGCCGGCAAGCACGTGTACTCGGCGGTGCCGATGGCGGTCACCACGGAGGAGATCGCGGCGATCATCGCCGCCGTACGGGACACCGGGCTGACGTACATGATGGGCGAGACCAGTCAGTACAACCCGGCCACCGTGCACGCCCGCAACCAGATCGCCGAGGGTGCCTTCGGCCGGCTGTTCTACGCGGAGGGCGACTACGTCCACGACATGGACCTCGGGTTCTACGACGCGTACCGGTACAGCGGCGGCGAGAACTGGAAGGCGACCGCCAGCTATCCCCCGCTCCTCTACCCGACGCACTCGGTGGGCGGGGTGCTCGGCGCCTGGCGGACGCACGCGGTGAGCGTGTCCGCGATCGGTGTGCGCGACGAGCGCGGGGACGGCGTCTTCGACAAGGAGGTCAGTCGGTTCGGCAACGACTTCTCGAACGCGACCGCGCTGTTCGAGGTGGCGGGCGGCGGCTCGTTCCGTACCAACGAGTTCCGGCGGGTCGGCTATCCCTCGCACATCCGGGAGTCGCGTTTCCGGTTCTTCGGTACCGACGCGAGCATGGAGCAGCTCGCCACGGTGAGCTTCTGGCAGGACAAGAAGGGCGTGCGGGACATCACCGAGCTGCTGGAGCCCAAGCCGACGCTGGCGCACGACGATCCGTCGCTCCAGCACATCGCTCCGGCCCTGCGGGCGGCGTTCACCTCCGGGTCGGCGCCCGTCCACGACCGGGCCCGGCTGCCCCGGGTCTTCGACCGGCTCCCCAACGGCCACGAGGGCAGCCACCACTTCCTCGCGGACGACTTCGTGACCGCGGTCAACACCCGCACCCTGCCGTCGGTGAACGCCTGGGTGGCCGCCCGCTACACCCTGCCGGGCATCGTCGCGCACGAGTCCGCGCGGCAGGGCGGGGTCAGGCTGGAGATCCCGGACTTCGGGGATGCGCCCGAGGCGTGA
- a CDS encoding L,D-transpeptidase family protein, with protein MGDVRRRGAVALGITGLVAPLALAMGTAPAQAASCTTQTGPYQKQVEKFLGRPVDGRQSTADCKAIQAFQTKHGITPNAGYAGSVTWGVMDLMNKQKAVGTKPNKDGKCPVNKGRIACVNLTLQLSWIQDGSRLVYGPVPVRTGRDGYETRTGLKKIYWRDIDHVSSIYNVSMPYSQFFDGGQAFHSVGLSMWNPPGSHGCVNMTPATAKKYWSLLKNGDDVYVYGRKPGT; from the coding sequence ATGGGTGACGTACGCAGACGGGGAGCCGTCGCGCTGGGGATCACCGGACTTGTCGCACCGCTGGCGCTCGCGATGGGCACGGCGCCCGCGCAGGCCGCGAGCTGTACGACACAGACCGGGCCGTATCAGAAGCAGGTGGAGAAGTTCCTCGGCCGTCCGGTCGACGGCAGGCAGTCCACCGCCGACTGCAAGGCGATCCAGGCCTTCCAGACCAAGCACGGCATCACCCCGAACGCGGGGTACGCGGGATCCGTCACCTGGGGCGTGATGGACCTCATGAACAAGCAGAAGGCCGTCGGCACCAAGCCCAACAAGGACGGCAAGTGCCCCGTCAACAAGGGCCGCATAGCCTGCGTCAACCTCACGCTCCAGCTCAGCTGGATCCAGGACGGCAGCAGGCTCGTCTACGGTCCGGTGCCGGTCCGTACCGGTCGCGACGGGTACGAGACCCGCACCGGTCTGAAGAAGATCTACTGGCGTGACATCGACCACGTGTCGAGCATCTACAACGTGTCGATGCCGTACAGCCAGTTCTTCGACGGCGGCCAGGCCTTCCACTCGGTCGGTCTGTCCATGTGGAACCCGCCCGGCTCGCACGGCTGCGTCAACATGACCCCGGCGACCGCGAAGAAGTACTGGTCGCTCCTGAAGAACGGCGACGACGTCTACGTGTACGGCCGCAAGCCGGGCACCTGA
- a CDS encoding lamin tail domain-containing protein yields MQISDVQYDSPGWDSGSNWSLNKEWVDVTNTGRYGVNLNGWTLEGRDGRAYEFHLRLGGRETVRVHTGVGRDTVRDVYQDRRTYAWDNRSDTATLRNDRDRVIDVVSWGRGLGRGHVLPGRHFGRGHILPGRHHNRGPVLPGRHHGRGHVLPIGPIGRGPVLPGRHNGRVNELPVGRGTGLPVGHVGRTNELPVGHVGRTNELPVGHVGRTNELPVGHVGRTNELPVGHVGRGNELPVGQLGRGQMLPGSHQGTFGRGSDRH; encoded by the coding sequence GTGCAGATCAGTGATGTCCAGTACGACTCTCCGGGCTGGGACTCGGGGAGCAACTGGTCGCTGAACAAGGAGTGGGTGGACGTGACGAACACGGGCCGCTACGGCGTGAACCTGAACGGGTGGACGCTGGAGGGCCGTGACGGTCGCGCGTACGAGTTCCACCTGCGTCTGGGCGGCCGTGAAACGGTGCGGGTCCACACGGGTGTGGGGCGTGACACCGTCCGCGACGTCTACCAGGACCGCCGTACCTACGCGTGGGACAACCGCTCCGACACCGCGACGCTGCGCAACGACAGGGACCGTGTCATCGACGTCGTGAGCTGGGGCCGCGGGCTCGGGCGCGGTCACGTCCTTCCCGGTCGCCACTTCGGCCGTGGGCACATCCTGCCCGGTCGCCACCACAACCGCGGCCCGGTGCTTCCCGGCCGTCACCACGGCCGTGGCCACGTGCTGCCGATCGGCCCCATCGGTCGTGGTCCGGTTCTCCCGGGCCGTCACAACGGCCGCGTCAACGAGCTGCCGGTCGGTCGCGGCACCGGACTGCCGGTCGGTCACGTCGGCCGGACCAACGAGCTGCCGGTCGGTCACGTCGGCCGGACCAACGAGCTGCCGGTCGGTCACGTCGGCCGGACCAACGAGCTGCCGGTCGGTCACGTCGGCCGGACCAACGAGCTGCCCGTCGGTCACGTCGGTCGCGGCAACGAGCTGCCGGTCGGTCAGCTCGGTCGCGGCCAGATGCTTCCCGGCAGCCACCAGGGCACCTTCGGCCGCGGCTCGGACCGTCACTGA
- a CDS encoding PAS domain S-box protein — MGDFVGSHSTRPAGNALQQSCRCGSRLGAAAPRTAEERFRALLEAAPDAMVIVDDTGTIRLVNAQTESLFGYRREELLGHPVEILVPGRFRTHHTQHRDNYANNRQVRPMGAGLELNGLRKNGTEFPVEISLSPLETTDGLLLSAAVRDVSDRKAAEERFRALLEAAPDAMVIVDDTGTIRLVNAQTESLFGYRREELLGHPVEILVPGRFRTHHTQHRDNYANNRQVRPMGAGLELNGLRKNGTEFPVEISLSPLETTDGLLLSAAVRDVSDRKAAEERFRALLEAAPDAMVIVDDTGTIRLVNAQTESLFGYRREELLGHPVEILVPGRFRTHHTQHRDNYANNRQVRPMGAGLELNGLRKNGTEFPVEISLSPLETTDGLLLSAAVRDVSDRKAAEERINELAGLVESSQDAILAKTLDGEITYWNAAAQRLYGYVPSEVMGRHVSMLAPSEHQDEIDALLERLGTGERVEHFETLRLTRSGQLIDVDITLWPTRTADGTVVGACAIVRDIADRKRAEAELTALYEQQRHIALTLQRSLMGTPPAIPGLATASRYRPATQGAGVGGDWFDLIPLGAGRVGVLIGDVMGRGLEAAAVMGQLRSAAHALAKTGMQPRQLMQALDACVADLGVPDQLVTCCYLVIASDAGEVTICSAGHLPTLVATPGDGARPLPVPVNAPLGVGGVLYQQSSVVIPPGATLVLYTDGLIETPGSDIEDQLAKLTGTLSRLFTTGPDLEAAADHVLAALLPDPESHNDDVTLLLARLPAAPLASVTTGLPAVPESVPEGRAFLVKALTAWDCPGPADDARLLLSEVLTNAVQHAQGPLRLHVSRTTTELTVEVADRSPQLPQPRPAAEDAESGRGLLLVRALADDWGVRPTDEGKTTWFTLGL, encoded by the coding sequence ATGGGCGACTTCGTCGGATCGCATTCAACTCGACCCGCGGGTAACGCCCTCCAGCAGTCGTGCCGGTGCGGGAGCCGGCTCGGCGCGGCGGCACCCAGAACTGCGGAGGAACGCTTTCGCGCGCTCCTCGAGGCCGCACCCGACGCCATGGTCATCGTCGACGACACCGGCACCATCAGACTCGTCAACGCACAAACCGAATCCCTCTTCGGCTACCGACGCGAAGAACTCCTCGGCCACCCCGTCGAAATCCTCGTCCCCGGCCGCTTCCGCACCCACCACACCCAACACCGCGACAACTACGCCAACAACCGCCAAGTACGCCCCATGGGCGCCGGACTCGAACTCAACGGCCTCCGCAAAAACGGCACCGAATTCCCCGTAGAAATCAGCCTCTCCCCCCTCGAAACCACCGACGGCCTCCTCCTCTCCGCCGCCGTCCGCGACGTCAGCGACCGCAAAGCCGCCGAAGAACGCTTCCGCGCACTCCTCGAAGCCGCACCCGACGCCATGGTCATCGTCGACGACACCGGCACCATCAGACTCGTCAACGCACAAACCGAATCCCTCTTCGGCTACCGACGCGAAGAACTCCTCGGCCACCCCGTCGAAATCCTCGTCCCCGGCCGCTTCCGCACCCACCACACCCAACACCGCGACAACTACGCCAACAACCGCCAAGTACGCCCCATGGGCGCCGGACTCGAACTCAACGGCCTCCGCAAAAACGGCACCGAATTCCCCGTAGAAATCAGCCTCTCCCCCCTCGAAACCACCGACGGCCTCCTCCTCTCCGCCGCCGTCCGCGACGTCAGCGACCGCAAAGCCGCCGAAGAACGCTTCCGCGCACTCCTCGAAGCCGCACCCGACGCCATGGTCATCGTCGACGACACCGGCACCATCAGACTCGTCAACGCACAAACCGAATCCCTCTTCGGCTACCGACGCGAAGAACTCCTCGGCCACCCCGTCGAAATCCTCGTCCCCGGCCGCTTCCGCACCCACCACACCCAACACCGCGACAACTACGCCAACAACCGCCAAGTACGCCCCATGGGCGCCGGACTCGAACTCAACGGCCTCCGCAAAAACGGCACCGAATTCCCCGTAGAAATCAGCCTCTCCCCCCTCGAAACCACCGACGGCCTCCTCCTCTCCGCCGCCGTCCGCGACGTCAGCGACCGCAAAGCCGCCGAGGAGCGGATCAACGAGCTGGCCGGGCTCGTGGAGTCGTCCCAGGACGCGATCCTGGCCAAGACCCTCGACGGCGAGATCACCTACTGGAACGCGGCGGCGCAACGGCTGTACGGCTACGTCCCGTCGGAGGTGATGGGCCGCCATGTCTCCATGCTCGCTCCGTCCGAGCACCAGGACGAGATCGACGCCCTCCTCGAACGGCTGGGCACCGGGGAGAGGGTGGAGCACTTCGAGACGCTGCGGCTCACCCGCTCCGGTCAGCTGATCGACGTCGACATCACGCTGTGGCCGACCCGGACGGCGGACGGCACGGTCGTCGGCGCGTGCGCGATCGTGCGGGACATCGCCGACCGCAAGCGTGCCGAGGCCGAGCTGACCGCCCTCTACGAACAGCAGCGGCACATCGCGCTGACCCTGCAGCGCAGCCTGATGGGCACGCCACCGGCGATTCCCGGTCTCGCCACGGCCAGCCGGTACCGGCCCGCCACCCAGGGGGCGGGCGTGGGCGGCGACTGGTTCGACCTCATCCCCCTGGGGGCCGGCCGGGTCGGAGTCCTGATCGGCGACGTGATGGGGCGCGGTCTGGAGGCGGCGGCCGTCATGGGCCAGCTGCGCTCCGCCGCCCACGCCCTGGCCAAGACCGGCATGCAGCCGCGTCAGCTCATGCAGGCCCTCGACGCCTGTGTCGCCGACCTCGGCGTGCCGGACCAACTGGTCACCTGCTGCTATCTGGTGATCGCCTCGGACGCGGGCGAGGTGACGATCTGCTCGGCCGGACACCTGCCCACCCTCGTCGCCACCCCCGGCGACGGCGCCCGCCCGCTCCCGGTCCCGGTGAACGCGCCGCTCGGCGTCGGCGGCGTCCTGTACCAGCAGTCCAGCGTGGTCATCCCGCCCGGCGCCACGCTCGTGCTCTACACCGACGGGCTGATCGAGACCCCCGGCAGTGACATCGAGGACCAGCTCGCCAAGCTCACCGGTACGTTGAGCCGGTTGTTCACGACCGGCCCGGACCTGGAGGCGGCGGCCGACCATGTCCTGGCCGCCCTCCTGCCCGACCCGGAGAGCCACAACGACGACGTCACCCTGCTGCTGGCTCGGCTGCCCGCCGCCCCGCTGGCCTCGGTCACCACCGGCCTGCCCGCCGTCCCGGAGTCCGTGCCCGAGGGACGCGCCTTCCTGGTCAAGGCCCTCACCGCCTGGGACTGCCCCGGCCCCGCGGACGACGCGCGGCTGCTGCTCTCCGAGGTGCTGACCAACGCGGTGCAGCACGCCCAGGGCCCCCTCCGCCTGCACGTGAGCCGGACCACGACCGAACTCACCGTGGAGGTCGCCGACCGCAGCCCGCAGCTGCCCCAGCCACGGCCGGCGGCCGAGGACGCGGAGTCGGGCCGCGGTCTGCTCCTGGTCCGCGCCCTCGCCGACGACTGGGGCGTGCGGCCCACCGACGAGGGCAAGACGACCTGGTTCACCCTCGGTCTCTGA
- a CDS encoding YihY/virulence factor BrkB family protein produces the protein MSVDPRTDGLADARPLRATRPAALRPPAAWWPALRRTPVSMWNDDVSDWAAALTYYAILTVLPALLVMVIAFGLISPDTAEQFTEHVTSHAPAQSGAELHRVLAGTLRERSAAWTLLVTGSASALWSAISYLAVFRRALHRMHRVKDSRSAWRTAHRIVLTALTLLGLLVVSALLLLLTGPVAEGLGHALGLDATAALAWNLLRWPMLLCLVVLLVVVVFHAGPPPARRRALSLPGGVLAAALWLTVSAGFALYASALSNYSRLYGSLAGAVVFLVWLWLSNLALLAGAQFTAELAKAAPVRNR, from the coding sequence ATGTCCGTTGACCCCCGTACGGACGGCCTCGCCGACGCCCGGCCCCTGCGCGCGACCCGCCCGGCCGCGCTCCGGCCGCCCGCCGCCTGGTGGCCCGCGCTGCGCCGCACACCGGTGTCGATGTGGAACGACGACGTCTCCGACTGGGCGGCGGCGCTGACCTACTACGCGATCCTGACCGTGCTGCCCGCCCTGCTGGTCATGGTCATCGCGTTCGGTCTGATCAGCCCGGACACCGCGGAACAGTTCACCGAGCACGTCACCTCCCACGCGCCCGCGCAGTCGGGGGCCGAACTGCACAGGGTGCTCGCCGGGACGCTGCGCGAACGCTCGGCCGCCTGGACCCTGCTCGTCACGGGGTCCGCGAGCGCGCTGTGGTCGGCCATCAGCTACCTCGCCGTGTTCCGCCGCGCCCTGCACCGCATGCACCGGGTCAAGGACTCGCGGTCCGCCTGGCGCACGGCGCACCGCATCGTGCTGACGGCCCTGACGCTGCTCGGCCTGCTGGTGGTCAGTGCCCTCCTGCTGCTGCTGACCGGACCCGTCGCCGAGGGGCTGGGGCACGCCCTCGGACTCGACGCCACCGCGGCCCTGGCATGGAACCTGCTGCGCTGGCCGATGCTGCTGTGTCTCGTGGTCCTTCTGGTGGTCGTGGTCTTCCACGCCGGCCCCCCTCCCGCCCGCCGCCGCGCTCTCAGCCTGCCCGGCGGCGTCCTGGCCGCCGCCCTGTGGCTCACGGTCTCCGCGGGTTTCGCCCTGTACGCCTCGGCGCTGAGCAACTACAGCAGGCTGTACGGCTCGCTGGCCGGGGCCGTCGTCTTCCTCGTCTGGCTGTGGCTGTCCAATCTCGCCCTGCTCGCCGGAGCGCAGTTCACCGCCGAACTCGCCAAGGCCGCACCGGTAAGGAACCGCTGA
- a CDS encoding DUF6286 domain-containing Asp23/Gls24 family envelope stress response protein produces the protein MSVPAARPGTTTVSDKAVRRIAERAASEALPGRPVTASRVSAAVHGRRADVALGVSLPYPLPVAETAREVRRHVSERTRELTGLDVSLRRISVDTLTVPSGTTAPDGMPPLPTPSVSAPFSPALSASTPSVSASSVSAPRSEGGDRRAPRRRWSRRRVPMTAVMLMGAVSFGAVALDMIRVRVAHRPAAAWRTGTLNWLTGHGPGDTQVVLAGGGLALLGLWLTVLAVTPGRRRLLTLSAPGTSLDAAADRSAVAASVRDAVADVPGIGPVAVRVRRCRVVVRAGLVFGDRGTAHDEVAAATRRVLGGWRPRLAPRVRIMVRTEPLWRPPRPEAEGPPTAPVTPAHTPGEEDEG, from the coding sequence ATGAGCGTCCCCGCCGCCCGACCGGGTACCACCACCGTCTCCGACAAGGCCGTCCGCAGGATCGCGGAGCGGGCCGCGAGCGAGGCCCTGCCCGGCCGCCCGGTGACCGCCTCCCGTGTGTCGGCCGCGGTCCACGGACGGCGGGCGGACGTGGCACTCGGCGTGTCCCTGCCCTATCCGCTGCCCGTGGCCGAGACCGCGCGCGAGGTCCGGCGGCACGTGTCCGAGCGCACGCGGGAGCTGACCGGACTCGACGTGTCCCTCCGGCGGATCAGCGTCGACACCCTGACGGTTCCGTCCGGGACGACCGCTCCGGACGGCATGCCGCCGCTTCCCACGCCGTCCGTTTCCGCGCCGTTCTCGCCCGCGTTGTCCGCTTCCACGCCGTCCGTTTCCGCGTCGTCCGTTTCCGCGCCGCGCTCCGAGGGCGGCGACCGCCGGGCCCCGCGCCGCCGATGGTCGCGGCGCCGCGTCCCGATGACCGCCGTCATGCTCATGGGCGCGGTGTCCTTCGGCGCGGTGGCCCTCGACATGATCCGGGTCCGGGTCGCGCACCGTCCGGCCGCGGCCTGGCGCACCGGAACGCTGAACTGGCTGACCGGACACGGCCCAGGCGACACCCAGGTCGTCCTCGCCGGGGGCGGCCTTGCCCTGCTCGGCCTGTGGCTCACCGTCCTCGCCGTCACCCCCGGACGGCGCCGGCTGCTCACCCTCTCCGCGCCCGGCACGTCTCTGGACGCGGCGGCGGACCGCTCGGCCGTCGCCGCGTCGGTCCGTGACGCCGTCGCCGACGTCCCGGGCATCGGTCCCGTGGCGGTGCGGGTACGACGCTGCCGTGTCGTCGTACGGGCGGGCCTCGTGTTCGGCGACCGGGGCACCGCGCACGACGAGGTCGCCGCCGCGACCCGCCGGGTTCTCGGCGGCTGGCGGCCGCGGCTCGCCCCACGGGTGAGGATCATGGTGCGCACGGAACCGCTGTGGCGGCCGCCGCGGCCCGAGGCCGAAGGACCGCCGACCGCCCCGGTGACACCGGCGCACACACCCGGAGAAGAGGACGAAGGCTGA
- a CDS encoding Asp23/Gls24 family envelope stress response protein, translated as MTTHPAPTAGTTAPGSTTGPAPAAVTGLSGTKPPQGTTALQGGAPGADEPAATRGRTSIADVVVVKIAGTAAREIPGVYAMGGGLSRTIGAVRDRVPGGRPNVGRGVKVEVGERQTAIDLDLVVEYGVPITDVARDVRENVISAVERVTGLEVVEVNVTVNDVHLLDDETDDVPAGSRVE; from the coding sequence ATGACCACGCACCCCGCCCCCACGGCCGGGACGACCGCCCCCGGCTCCACGACCGGCCCGGCGCCCGCGGCCGTCACCGGCCTGTCGGGTACGAAGCCGCCGCAGGGCACGACCGCGCTGCAGGGCGGTGCCCCGGGCGCCGACGAGCCCGCCGCCACCCGGGGGCGCACCTCGATCGCCGACGTGGTCGTGGTCAAGATCGCGGGCACGGCCGCGCGGGAGATCCCCGGTGTGTACGCCATGGGCGGCGGACTGTCGCGCACCATCGGCGCGGTCCGCGACCGGGTGCCCGGCGGGCGTCCGAACGTGGGCCGCGGCGTCAAGGTCGAGGTCGGGGAACGGCAGACCGCGATCGACCTGGACCTGGTCGTCGAGTACGGGGTGCCCATCACCGACGTGGCCCGCGACGTGCGCGAGAACGTCATCTCGGCGGTGGAACGTGTCACCGGCCTGGAGGTGGTCGAGGTCAACGTGACCGTCAACGACGTCCACCTGCTCGACGACGAGACCGACGACGTGCCCGCCGGCTCCCGGGTGGAGTGA
- a CDS encoding RNA polymerase sigma factor, translating into MPGADNGHEPEDRRDAEDGPGAGDDLLAVRAAEGDEEAFAALVVRHAPALVRVATGLLGSRPEAEDAVQEAFISAWRKLPEFHGRSAFGTWIYRIVTNRCLNVLRARRPLAPLDTVGELPAPEHAVSPARITEARAAVRDLRAALSTLSAEQRACWVLREWDGRSYEFIAEAVGISPEAVRARVFRARRRLTHEMGAWR; encoded by the coding sequence GTGCCCGGTGCCGACAACGGGCACGAACCCGAGGACCGGCGCGATGCCGAGGACGGGCCTGGTGCCGGCGACGATCTGCTCGCCGTGCGGGCGGCCGAAGGGGACGAGGAGGCGTTCGCCGCGCTCGTGGTCCGGCACGCCCCGGCGCTGGTCCGGGTCGCGACCGGGCTGCTGGGCAGCCGGCCGGAGGCCGAGGACGCGGTGCAGGAGGCGTTCATCAGTGCGTGGCGCAAGCTGCCCGAGTTCCACGGGAGGTCCGCATTCGGCACCTGGATCTACCGGATCGTCACCAACCGTTGCCTGAACGTCCTGCGGGCCCGCAGACCGCTCGCGCCCCTGGACACGGTCGGTGAGCTGCCCGCGCCCGAGCACGCCGTCTCGCCCGCCAGGATCACCGAGGCGCGCGCGGCGGTACGGGATCTGCGCGCGGCCCTGTCCACGCTCTCGGCCGAACAGCGCGCCTGCTGGGTGCTGAGGGAATGGGACGGCCGGTCCTACGAGTTCATCGCGGAGGCCGTCGGCATCAGCCCGGAGGCCGTCCGTGCCCGTGTCTTCCGCGCCCGACGCCGTCTCACCCACGAAATGGGGGCCTGGCGATGA
- a CDS encoding Asp23/Gls24 family envelope stress response protein: MTTHTDPPDLPRPPDPDDELLPCGRFLSQVWEAWENAGADDPHLRECPYCRPAVRELEDLESAVRRLRDESPVAEPYDAAPLARRVMDVVRLELRPGLPLPLGGPAEDLWIMEAVAARTLRAAAETVSGVRAGSCRITPVPPGSPVAPGARGTDPAGRPPGTGRPDSPRQAHDAERPGPPGRVDVRVDIHAPAGAGLPDVAEEVRRRVREAAYGRLGLDTARIDIRVTDLTDVPADAEEGPAR, from the coding sequence ATGACCACCCACACCGATCCGCCCGACCTCCCGAGGCCCCCGGACCCGGACGACGAGCTGCTGCCCTGCGGCCGGTTCCTGTCCCAGGTCTGGGAGGCCTGGGAGAACGCGGGAGCCGACGATCCGCATCTGCGGGAGTGCCCGTACTGCCGGCCCGCCGTGCGGGAGCTGGAGGATCTGGAGTCGGCGGTGCGGCGGCTGCGTGACGAGTCGCCCGTCGCGGAGCCCTACGACGCCGCTCCGCTGGCGCGCCGGGTCATGGACGTCGTCCGCCTCGAACTGCGCCCCGGGCTCCCGCTTCCGCTCGGCGGACCCGCCGAGGATCTGTGGATCATGGAGGCGGTCGCGGCCCGGACGCTCCGCGCGGCCGCCGAGACGGTCTCGGGGGTACGGGCAGGCTCCTGCCGGATCACTCCCGTACCGCCCGGGAGCCCGGTCGCTCCCGGCGCACGGGGGACGGACCCGGCGGGACGGCCGCCGGGCACGGGACGACCCGACAGTCCCCGTCAGGCGCACGACGCTGAACGGCCGGGGCCGCCGGGCCGGGTCGACGTACGGGTCGACATCCACGCGCCGGCCGGTGCCGGGCTGCCGGATGTGGCCGAGGAGGTCCGCCGCCGGGTGCGGGAGGCCGCGTACGGACGGCTCGGGCTCGACACGGCCCGCATCGACATCCGCGTCACCGACCTGACCGACGTACCCGCCGACGCAGAGGAAGGCCCTGCCCGATGA
- a CDS encoding GntR family transcriptional regulator, with protein MTDGAAGAGRLTAPGGKEQALYRKVAADLGREIGEGGYGSGGRLPAEGELAERYGVSRGTIRQAMALLRTEGLVASRRGTRRVVIGTPRPQSFGELLSFTRWARSAGEEPGGLLIAVETRPADATECAQLRLSEGTEVHHLRRLRTLSGRPAMVERTVFPPAVGELVAELPPDTVSYTVALEEQGVLFADAQHTIDLCPADAEDARLLGCRPGDPLLRERRCSTDPAGTPIEWSDDRYLPDTVAFTVHSSAASGSLARRPAGDT; from the coding sequence GTGACGGACGGCGCGGCCGGGGCCGGGAGACTCACGGCACCGGGCGGCAAGGAACAGGCGCTGTACCGGAAGGTGGCGGCGGACCTGGGCAGGGAGATCGGCGAGGGCGGCTACGGCTCCGGCGGACGGCTGCCCGCCGAGGGCGAACTCGCCGAACGGTACGGCGTGTCCCGGGGCACGATCCGCCAGGCCATGGCCCTGCTGCGGACCGAGGGCCTGGTCGCCTCGCGGCGCGGTACCCGACGGGTGGTGATCGGGACCCCGCGGCCCCAGAGCTTCGGCGAACTGCTCAGTTTCACCCGGTGGGCGCGCTCGGCGGGCGAGGAGCCGGGCGGGCTGCTGATCGCCGTGGAGACCCGGCCGGCCGACGCGACCGAGTGCGCACAACTGCGCCTGTCCGAGGGAACCGAGGTCCACCACCTACGGCGGCTCCGTACGCTGTCGGGCCGGCCCGCGATGGTGGAGCGCACCGTCTTCCCGCCGGCCGTCGGCGAGCTGGTCGCCGAGCTGCCGCCGGACACCGTGTCGTACACGGTGGCCCTGGAGGAACAGGGTGTGCTGTTCGCGGACGCCCAGCACACCATCGACCTGTGCCCGGCCGACGCGGAGGACGCACGGCTGCTCGGGTGCCGGCCCGGTGACCCGCTGCTGCGGGAGCGGCGGTGCAGCACGGATCCGGCGGGCACCCCCATCGAGTGGTCCGACGACCGGTACCTGCCGGACACCGTGGCCTTCACCGTGCACAGCTCGGCCGCGTCCGGCTCGCTCGCCCGCCGTCCGGCCGGGGACACCTGA